The Lactobacillus sp. ESL0680 genome has a segment encoding these proteins:
- a CDS encoding GNAT family N-acetyltransferase yields the protein MQLRRATMADFDQIMMILKDGANQLAESGVNQWQGEYPSPDQIKEDIENGWAYLAVSDDEETVGAISIVTGPDHAYDNLNGEWLMQTDNYVVIHRVAIRSKHAGHGYATKLLRAVIENIRDSHPEVDSIRIDTHEDNQAMQHLINKMGFKQVGTLYGVYRADETSYVYELTR from the coding sequence TTGCAATTAAGAAGAGCAACAATGGCTGATTTTGACCAAATTATGATGATTTTGAAAGATGGTGCTAATCAATTAGCAGAAAGTGGTGTCAATCAGTGGCAGGGTGAATATCCATCACCTGACCAGATTAAGGAAGACATTGAGAATGGTTGGGCATACTTGGCTGTTTCTGATGATGAAGAAACAGTTGGAGCAATTTCGATTGTTACTGGGCCCGATCATGCGTACGACAACTTAAATGGTGAATGGTTAATGCAAACAGATAATTATGTCGTTATTCACCGGGTTGCAATTCGTTCTAAGCATGCTGGCCATGGTTATGCTACCAAACTTCTGCGGGCTGTAATTGAAAATATTAGAGATAGTCATCCTGAAGTTGATTCAATTAGAATTGATACACATGAAGACAATCAAGCAATGCAGCACTTAATTAACAAAATGGGCTTTAAGCAGGTTGGAACTTTGTATGGTGTTTACCGTGCTGATGAGACCTCATACGTTTATGAATTAACGCGTTAA
- a CDS encoding adenine phosphoribosyltransferase → MANIFEERIASVNDFPNEGIVFRDITPILQDGELFQTATHKLAEYAKSRKADVIVGPEARGFIVGCPVATELGLGFVPARKPHKLPREVERASYDLEYGSNVLEMHKDAIKPGQRVVICDDLLATAGTLRACKQLIENLGGILVGAAFYIELPDLKGKEKLPGLDIYSLVQYHGA, encoded by the coding sequence ATGGCAAACATTTTTGAAGAACGAATTGCAAGTGTTAATGATTTTCCAAATGAGGGAATTGTCTTTCGGGATATTACTCCGATTTTGCAGGATGGTGAATTATTCCAGACAGCTACTCATAAGCTTGCAGAATATGCTAAGAGCAGAAAGGCAGATGTGATTGTCGGCCCTGAAGCTCGGGGATTTATTGTGGGATGCCCTGTTGCCACTGAATTAGGCTTAGGCTTTGTTCCCGCAAGAAAGCCGCATAAGTTGCCAAGAGAAGTAGAACGGGCCTCATACGATTTGGAATATGGCTCTAACGTCTTGGAAATGCACAAGGATGCAATTAAGCCAGGACAACGAGTAGTTATCTGTGATGATCTACTTGCAACTGCTGGAACATTGCGTGCTTGCAAGCAATTAATTGAAAATTTAGGTGGTATCTTAGTTGGTGCCGCATTTTACATTGAATTACCTGATTTAAAGGGTAAGGAAAAGTTACCGGGACTTGATATTTATTCACTTGTTCAATATCACGGTGCTTAA
- the recJ gene encoding single-stranded-DNA-specific exonuclease RecJ, with amino-acid sequence MEWKQRSAEELPSELIEKYQLSPITAKLFSLRGINTDEQLAFWFNATEEDLADPNLMHDMDKTVDRITEAVEQGEKITIYGDYDADGITATTIMMETLAILGADVHYFIPDRFRDGYGPNLEAYQKIVADGTQLIITVDNGVTGVKEVAYAQEHGVDTIITDHHTFQEEVPDAYAIVHCNYPGQEYPFDDYCGAGVAYTICRELMQEPMSDLLDLTMIGTIGDMVKVSGEGHIIVKRGLAALNQTQRPGLRALIKNAGLKLGSIDETDVGFNIAPRLNAVGRLANASLAVELLLSDDEEQARQLADQVEELNDRRKELTTAVYQSCIEQIKINGWQTKNTLVIYDPEFHEGVLGLVANKVVEKFHKPTIVLTKNEAGIVKGSGRSISGFNLFDALSPLKEELLTQFGGHDFACGLSTTADKVDALRDAFEASFKGAPNLAVNQYDFELPLAKLTTDTVAEINIAGPFGTDNVKPTFSITHARINNFDFMGKDKTHIRFQAVKDGGKLDVVGFNKEYITRNLLPFVDQIFIQLGLNTYRKQTKLQGIIDGIIFKAPQLAVSAPVVDLRQEKYVMGFADRYLLFDAKNQPVAANSLGINPDKITLVSDYHGDGEVAALIDVPHNQAELNLALNSDYQQLYLRFLLDQLPVESIPAKDNFARVLKYVYAHPDLSPADYRQVAPFLGLDYNSLLFILRVFFELNFVQLQDNQIVGVPNPTKKPLSASKYFTAVTSQITFASELRQMPTNKLLMYVNQQLKKH; translated from the coding sequence ATTGAGTGGAAACAACGTTCCGCTGAGGAGTTGCCTTCTGAGTTAATTGAAAAATATCAACTTAGCCCAATTACGGCTAAGTTGTTTTCTTTACGTGGAATTAATACTGATGAGCAATTAGCTTTTTGGTTTAATGCTACTGAAGAAGATCTGGCTGACCCTAATTTAATGCATGACATGGATAAGACTGTTGACCGGATTACTGAAGCAGTTGAGCAGGGTGAAAAGATAACAATTTACGGCGATTACGATGCCGATGGCATCACGGCGACAACGATTATGATGGAAACATTAGCAATCTTGGGTGCTGATGTACATTACTTTATTCCTGATCGTTTTCGTGATGGTTATGGCCCTAATCTTGAGGCTTACCAAAAGATTGTTGCCGACGGTACGCAGCTGATTATTACGGTAGATAATGGGGTAACTGGCGTTAAGGAAGTTGCTTACGCTCAAGAACACGGCGTTGATACAATTATTACGGATCACCACACTTTTCAAGAAGAAGTCCCAGATGCTTATGCAATCGTGCACTGTAATTATCCGGGGCAAGAATATCCGTTCGATGACTATTGTGGTGCTGGTGTTGCTTACACAATTTGTCGCGAATTAATGCAAGAACCAATGTCTGACTTGTTAGATCTTACCATGATTGGCACGATTGGCGACATGGTTAAGGTTTCGGGTGAAGGGCATATTATTGTCAAACGCGGTTTAGCAGCACTTAACCAAACGCAGCGTCCGGGTTTGCGAGCTTTAATTAAAAATGCTGGCTTAAAGTTAGGTTCAATTGATGAAACTGACGTTGGTTTCAATATTGCTCCAAGATTAAATGCTGTTGGCCGACTTGCTAATGCTAGTTTAGCCGTTGAATTACTACTTTCTGATGATGAAGAACAAGCAAGACAGTTGGCCGATCAAGTTGAAGAACTAAATGATAGGCGCAAGGAACTAACGACAGCAGTTTATCAATCATGCATTGAACAAATTAAGATTAATGGCTGGCAAACGAAGAATACTCTAGTAATTTATGATCCTGAATTTCACGAGGGTGTGCTTGGTTTAGTAGCTAATAAAGTTGTTGAAAAATTCCATAAACCGACAATTGTTTTAACTAAAAATGAAGCTGGTATTGTTAAAGGGTCAGGTCGGTCTATTTCAGGATTTAACTTATTTGACGCATTATCGCCGCTAAAAGAGGAACTGTTAACGCAATTTGGCGGGCATGATTTTGCTTGTGGGTTATCGACGACTGCTGACAAAGTTGATGCACTGCGGGATGCTTTTGAAGCTAGTTTTAAGGGCGCGCCTAATTTGGCAGTAAACCAGTATGACTTTGAATTGCCGTTAGCTAAGTTGACAACTGACACGGTAGCTGAGATTAACATTGCTGGTCCCTTTGGTACAGACAATGTTAAGCCAACTTTTAGTATTACTCATGCAAGAATTAATAATTTTGATTTTATGGGCAAAGACAAGACCCATATTCGTTTTCAAGCAGTAAAAGATGGCGGTAAGTTAGATGTTGTTGGCTTTAACAAAGAATACATTACACGTAATCTGCTGCCGTTTGTTGACCAGATTTTTATTCAGTTGGGGCTTAATACGTACCGCAAGCAAACAAAATTGCAGGGAATTATTGATGGTATTATCTTTAAGGCACCTCAGTTAGCTGTCTCAGCTCCTGTAGTTGATTTACGGCAAGAAAAGTACGTAATGGGCTTTGCTGACCGTTACTTGTTGTTTGATGCTAAAAATCAGCCGGTTGCTGCCAATAGTCTCGGAATAAATCCTGATAAAATTACTTTGGTAAGTGACTATCATGGCGATGGTGAGGTTGCAGCTTTAATTGATGTGCCGCATAACCAAGCAGAACTGAATTTGGCCTTAAATAGTGATTATCAGCAGTTATACTTGCGCTTTTTGTTGGATCAGCTGCCAGTTGAGAGTATTCCTGCCAAGGATAATTTTGCTCGCGTTTTGAAGTATGTTTATGCCCATCCGGATTTGTCGCCGGCAGATTATCGTCAGGTAGCACCATTTTTAGGATTGGATTATAATAGTTTGTTGTTTATTTTACGGGTTTTCTTTGAACTTAACTTTGTTCAGCTGCAAGATAATCAGATTGTTGGGGTACCTAATCCTACCAAAAAGCCATTGTCTGCATCTAAGTACTTTACCGCGGTGACTTCACAAATTACTTTTGCTAGTGAATTAAGACAAATGCCGACTAATAAATTATTAATGTATGTTAATCAGCAGCTGAAAAAGCACTAA
- the lepA gene encoding translation elongation factor 4: MDIKKLQDYQKHIRNFSIVAHIDHGKSTIADRILELTDTVSERQLKNQMLDDMPLERQRGITIKMNSVEVKYHAQDGEDYIFHLIDTPGHVDFSYEVSRSLAACEGALLVVDASQGVQAQTLANTYLAIDNDLEILPVINKIDLPSADPEQAKEEIGEMLGLDASDAAEVSGKTGQGIADMLEKVVKEIPAPAGDLTAPLKALIFDSKYDDYRGVVLSVRVEEGTVKPGDQIEIMNTGKKYEVTEVGVTSPQPVKKDILIAGDVGYLTANIKSVRETRVGDTITSAEQPTAEPLPGYRQIPPMVYSGMYPVDNAKYDDLKEALQKLQLNDAALEFEPETSTALGFGFRCGFLGLLHMDVVQERLEQEFDLDLIMTAPSVDYHAIMNDGSTKVIDNPSDLPSAGEYREVQEPYVKAEVMVPNDFVGPVMELCQRKRGEFVTMDYLDKYRVNVIYNMPLAEIIYDFFDDLKSSTKGYASLDYEITGYRATDLVKIDILLNKQAIDALSFIAHRDEAQKRARQMTSMLKKLIPRQNFEVDIQGAIGAKIISRATVKPYRKDVTWKIHTGDPDRRAKLLEKQKRGKKRMKAVGRVEVPQDAFMAVLKMNDDDLNSK, translated from the coding sequence ATGGACATAAAAAAATTACAAGATTATCAAAAACACATTCGCAACTTTTCAATTGTTGCCCATATCGATCATGGTAAGTCAACAATTGCTGACCGTATTTTGGAACTGACCGATACGGTTTCAGAGCGACAACTAAAAAACCAAATGCTTGATGACATGCCTTTAGAGCGGCAACGTGGGATTACCATCAAGATGAACTCAGTAGAAGTTAAATATCACGCACAAGATGGTGAAGACTATATTTTCCACCTAATTGATACCCCGGGACACGTTGACTTTTCGTATGAAGTGTCACGGTCACTTGCGGCCTGTGAAGGGGCATTGTTAGTTGTTGATGCTTCACAAGGAGTTCAGGCCCAGACTTTAGCCAATACTTATTTGGCAATCGACAATGATTTAGAAATCCTTCCAGTAATCAATAAGATTGATTTGCCATCAGCTGATCCAGAACAAGCTAAGGAAGAAATTGGCGAAATGCTTGGCCTTGATGCTTCAGATGCTGCTGAAGTTTCCGGTAAAACAGGTCAGGGGATAGCTGACATGCTTGAAAAGGTGGTTAAGGAAATCCCGGCACCAGCTGGCGACTTAACAGCACCGTTAAAGGCTTTGATTTTTGATTCAAAGTATGACGATTATCGCGGTGTTGTACTGTCTGTTCGCGTTGAGGAAGGGACAGTCAAGCCGGGCGATCAAATTGAAATCATGAACACTGGCAAAAAGTACGAAGTAACCGAAGTTGGGGTTACTAGTCCGCAGCCGGTTAAGAAAGATATTTTAATTGCTGGGGATGTTGGTTACTTAACGGCTAATATTAAATCGGTTCGAGAAACGCGAGTTGGGGATACCATTACTTCGGCAGAACAGCCAACTGCAGAACCGTTACCGGGTTATCGGCAAATTCCACCAATGGTTTATTCAGGGATGTATCCCGTTGATAATGCCAAATATGACGACTTAAAAGAAGCCTTGCAAAAATTACAGTTAAATGATGCTGCTTTGGAATTTGAACCAGAAACTTCAACAGCACTGGGATTTGGCTTTCGCTGTGGCTTTTTAGGATTACTGCACATGGATGTCGTTCAGGAACGGTTAGAACAAGAATTTGATCTTGACTTAATAATGACAGCACCATCAGTTGACTACCATGCAATTATGAATGACGGCTCAACTAAGGTAATTGATAACCCATCTGATTTGCCATCTGCTGGTGAATATCGGGAAGTTCAAGAACCTTATGTTAAGGCTGAAGTAATGGTTCCTAATGACTTCGTTGGACCAGTGATGGAGTTATGCCAGCGTAAGCGCGGTGAGTTTGTGACGATGGATTATTTGGATAAGTATCGCGTAAACGTAATTTACAACATGCCGCTTGCGGAAATCATTTACGATTTTTTTGATGATTTAAAGTCCTCAACCAAGGGTTATGCCTCACTTGATTATGAAATTACCGGCTATCGTGCAACTGACTTAGTTAAAATCGATATTTTACTTAATAAGCAGGCAATTGATGCGCTGAGTTTCATTGCTCACCGTGATGAAGCGCAAAAGCGGGCACGGCAAATGACCTCAATGCTCAAGAAATTAATTCCGCGGCAAAACTTCGAAGTTGATATTCAAGGTGCGATTGGTGCAAAAATTATTTCGCGGGCGACTGTCAAGCCATATCGTAAAGATGTTACTTGGAAAATTCATACGGGTGACCCAGATCGTCGTGCTAAACTGCTCGAAAAGCAAAAGCGTGGTAAAAAACGAATGAAGGCTGTTGGCCGCGTTGAAGTGCCACAAGACGCATTTATGGCTGTTTTGAAGATGAACGATGACGATTTAAATTCAAAGTAA
- the dnaJ gene encoding molecular chaperone DnaJ yields the protein MAQEDYYNVLGVDRNASDKEINSAYRKLAKKYHPDLNHEAGAEEKYKEVNEAYEVLHDKQKRAQYDQFGSAGVNGQGGFGGGAGQGYGDFSGFGDFGDIFNDFFGGGGGSSQAQANPTAPKRGQDLDYTLTIDFMDAITGKKTQVSYTRSETCSTCQGTGAEKGTHPITCDKCHGSGYMTVTQKSMLGMIRRQTVCDKCHGKGVIIEHPCQTCHGNGTVDGKNTIEVNIPAGIDNGQQLRYDGQGEAGKNGGPYGDLYISYRIKPSKDFERSGNTIYTTVPISFAQATLGDEIDIKTVHGKSKLKIPAGTQPNKKFTLRGEGVPYLRGNGNGDQITTVQVQIPESINDKQKEALVDFVKAGGGSITPQEKGFFERLKEKLK from the coding sequence ATGGCACAAGAAGACTATTATAATGTGCTAGGCGTTGATCGTAATGCCAGTGATAAAGAAATTAACTCTGCTTACCGTAAATTAGCTAAGAAGTATCACCCAGACTTAAATCATGAAGCTGGAGCTGAAGAAAAGTATAAAGAAGTCAACGAGGCCTATGAGGTTTTGCATGATAAGCAAAAACGGGCTCAGTATGACCAATTTGGTTCTGCCGGTGTTAATGGCCAAGGCGGCTTTGGCGGCGGTGCTGGTCAAGGTTACGGCGACTTTAGCGGTTTTGGTGATTTTGGCGATATTTTCAATGATTTCTTTGGCGGTGGCGGCGGTAGTAGCCAGGCTCAAGCCAATCCGACTGCTCCAAAGCGTGGTCAAGACCTAGACTACACATTAACAATTGATTTTATGGATGCAATTACGGGTAAAAAGACGCAAGTTTCTTATACTCGCAGTGAAACTTGTTCTACTTGTCAAGGAACTGGTGCTGAAAAGGGCACGCACCCAATTACCTGTGATAAGTGTCATGGTTCTGGTTATATGACTGTGACCCAAAAGTCGATGCTCGGAATGATTCGTCGTCAGACAGTCTGTGATAAGTGTCATGGTAAGGGTGTCATTATTGAACACCCATGTCAAACCTGTCATGGTAACGGAACTGTCGATGGTAAAAATACTATTGAAGTTAATATTCCTGCTGGTATTGATAATGGCCAACAGTTACGTTATGACGGTCAAGGTGAAGCCGGTAAAAACGGTGGACCTTACGGTGACTTGTACATTAGTTACCGGATTAAGCCATCCAAAGACTTTGAACGTAGTGGCAATACAATTTATACCACAGTACCAATTTCGTTTGCGCAAGCAACTTTGGGAGATGAGATTGATATTAAGACGGTTCACGGTAAGAGTAAGCTGAAGATTCCTGCTGGTACGCAACCGAATAAGAAATTTACGTTGCGCGGCGAAGGTGTCCCATATTTGCGCGGTAATGGCAATGGTGACCAAATAACAACCGTTCAAGTGCAAATTCCAGAGTCAATTAACGACAAGCAAAAAGAAGCATTGGTTGACTTTGTCAAGGCTGGTGGTGGTTCAATTACCCCACAAGAGAAAGGCTTTTTTGAACGCTTAAAAGAAAAATTGAAGTAA
- the dnaK gene encoding molecular chaperone DnaK produces MSKVIGIDLGTTNSAVAVLEGKEPKIITNPEGNRTTPSVVAFKDGEIQVGEVAKRQAITNPNTVISIKRHMGEADYKVKIGDKSYTPQEISAMILQYIKKFSEDYLGEKVTDAVVTVPAYFNDAQRQATKDAGKIAGLDIKRIINEPTASSLAYGLDKDAEDEKVLVYDLGGGTFDVSVLQLGDGVFQVLSTNGDTHLGGDDFDNKIMDWLIQNFKDENGVDLSKDKMALQRLKDAAEKAKKDLSGVSSTHISLPFISAGEAGPLHLETDLTRAKFDELTSDLVDRTKVAFDNALKDADLTVSDIDKVILNGGSTRIPAVQEAVKKWAGKEPDHSINPDEAVALGAAIQGGVISGDVKDVVLLDVTPLSLGIETMGGVFTKLIEKNTTIPTSKSQIFSTAADNQPAVDVHVLQGERPMAQDDKTLGRFELTDIPAAPRGVPQIQVTFDIDKNGIVNVSAKDMGTGKEQKITIKSSSGLSDEEIKKMQKEAEEHAEEDKKKKEEVDLRNEVDQLIFSTEKTLKEVKDNDKISEDDTKKVQDALDALKKAQQDNNLDEMKSKKDELTKVAQDLAVKLYQANGGADAAGQAGPQNPGSQDGNASDGSATDGEFHKVDPDK; encoded by the coding sequence ATGTCAAAAGTTATCGGAATCGACCTCGGAACGACTAACTCAGCAGTTGCCGTTCTTGAAGGAAAAGAACCAAAAATTATTACTAACCCAGAAGGTAACCGGACTACACCATCAGTAGTTGCTTTTAAAGATGGTGAAATTCAAGTTGGTGAAGTTGCCAAGCGGCAAGCAATCACTAACCCAAATACTGTCATTTCAATTAAGCGTCACATGGGTGAAGCAGATTACAAAGTTAAGATTGGTGACAAGTCCTACACTCCTCAAGAAATTTCAGCAATGATTTTGCAATACATTAAGAAATTCTCTGAAGATTACTTAGGCGAAAAGGTTACTGACGCTGTTGTTACTGTTCCTGCATACTTCAACGACGCACAACGTCAAGCTACTAAAGATGCTGGTAAGATTGCTGGTTTAGACATTAAGCGGATTATCAACGAACCTACTGCTTCTTCACTTGCTTACGGTCTTGATAAAGATGCTGAAGATGAAAAAGTCTTAGTTTACGACCTTGGTGGTGGTACTTTCGACGTTTCCGTATTGCAATTAGGTGACGGTGTCTTCCAGGTATTGTCAACTAACGGTGATACTCACCTTGGTGGTGACGACTTTGATAACAAGATCATGGATTGGCTCATCCAAAACTTCAAGGATGAAAATGGTGTTGACTTATCTAAAGACAAGATGGCTTTACAACGGTTAAAGGATGCTGCTGAAAAGGCTAAGAAAGACTTGTCTGGTGTATCATCAACTCACATTTCCTTACCGTTCATTTCTGCTGGTGAAGCTGGACCTTTGCACCTTGAAACTGACTTAACTCGTGCTAAGTTTGACGAATTAACCAGTGACTTGGTTGACCGTACTAAGGTTGCTTTTGACAATGCCTTAAAGGATGCTGATTTAACAGTTAGCGACATTGATAAAGTTATCTTAAACGGTGGTTCAACAAGAATTCCTGCTGTTCAAGAAGCTGTTAAGAAGTGGGCTGGCAAGGAACCTGACCACTCAATCAACCCTGATGAAGCCGTTGCCTTAGGTGCTGCCATTCAAGGTGGGGTTATCTCTGGTGATGTTAAGGACGTTGTCTTGCTTGATGTTACGCCATTATCTCTTGGTATTGAAACCATGGGTGGTGTCTTCACTAAGTTAATTGAAAAGAACACAACTATCCCAACTTCTAAGAGTCAAATCTTTTCAACTGCCGCAGATAATCAACCAGCCGTTGACGTTCATGTTTTGCAAGGTGAACGCCCAATGGCTCAAGACGACAAGACTTTAGGTCGTTTTGAATTAACTGATATTCCTGCTGCACCTCGTGGTGTCCCACAAATTCAAGTTACATTTGATATTGACAAGAACGGTATTGTTAATGTTTCTGCTAAGGATATGGGTACTGGTAAGGAACAAAAGATTACCATCAAGAGTTCATCCGGTCTTTCTGATGAAGAAATCAAGAAGATGCAAAAAGAAGCCGAAGAACATGCCGAAGAGGACAAGAAGAAGAAGGAAGAAGTTGACTTACGTAATGAAGTTGACCAATTGATCTTCTCAACTGAAAAGACCTTAAAGGAAGTTAAGGATAACGACAAGATTTCCGAAGACGACACCAAGAAGGTTCAAGATGCCCTTGATGCTTTGAAGAAGGCGCAACAAGACAATAACTTAGATGAAATGAAGTCCAAGAAGGATGAATTAACTAAGGTTGCTCAAGATTTAGCTGTTAAATTGTACCAAGCTAATGGTGGCGCTGACGCAGCTGGCCAAGCTGGTCCACAGAACCCAGGTTCACAAGACGGCAATGCTAGTGATGGTTCTGCAACTGACGGCGAATTCCACAAAGTAGACCCAGACAAGTAA
- the grpE gene encoding nucleotide exchange factor GrpE, whose translation MSKKDFPSEKDLDQTKVTAENSESENETKEQTTEANKQEKTPEQKLQEELTKAQADSKDFEDKYLRSQAEMQNMQGRYNKERAQLIKYESQSLAKDVLPAMDNLERALATEVDDEASKQLKKGVQMTLDSLVKAMKDHGISEIEAEGVKFDPTLHQAVQTVAASSDDQKDHVVQVLQKGYQYKDRTLRPAMVVVAQ comes from the coding sequence GTGAGTAAAAAAGATTTTCCTAGTGAAAAAGATTTAGATCAAACAAAAGTAACTGCTGAAAATTCAGAATCAGAAAATGAAACAAAAGAGCAGACTACTGAAGCTAACAAACAAGAAAAAACACCTGAGCAAAAGCTTCAAGAAGAATTAACTAAGGCGCAAGCTGATAGTAAAGATTTTGAAGATAAGTATTTGCGTAGTCAGGCAGAAATGCAGAATATGCAAGGCCGTTATAATAAAGAACGGGCTCAATTAATTAAGTACGAATCACAATCTTTAGCTAAGGACGTTTTGCCAGCAATGGATAATTTAGAGCGGGCTTTGGCTACTGAAGTTGATGATGAAGCATCGAAGCAACTAAAGAAGGGTGTGCAAATGACACTTGATTCTTTAGTTAAGGCCATGAAAGATCACGGGATTAGTGAAATTGAGGCTGAAGGTGTTAAATTTGATCCGACACTGCATCAAGCTGTACAAACAGTTGCAGCCAGCAGCGATGATCAAAAGGACCACGTTGTCCAAGTTTTACAAAAAGGATATCAATATAAAGACCGTACATTAAGACCAGCAATGGTTGTTGTTGCACAATAG
- the hrcA gene encoding heat-inducible transcriptional repressor HrcA, with amino-acid sequence MLTERQELILKTIINDFTQTHDPVGSKTVMSQLPIKVSSATIRNEMAVLEDRGLIEKTHSSSGRVPSTEGYRYYLDNLVEPLQIPESVYTKIINQLDRPFHQVNEIVQEAARILSDLTNYTAFAEGPESRDVTVTGFRIVPLVGRQVMAILVTSDGSVQNQVYHLPRNIHGDEIEKAVRMINDELVGKSLAEITPEMLSKALGENANSKHASELIELVEDVINDAASEQLYVDGQINLLNNSSTNDVSDIRSLYELVDHDDLLANLEAYKPTSNSGRFPVRVSLGSELPNELLKDYSLLTAEYSVGSHGKGIIALLGPTNMPYSQVIGLLEYFRNELAKKLLEYYGRFK; translated from the coding sequence ATGTTGACCGAGCGTCAAGAACTTATTTTAAAAACAATCATTAACGATTTTACACAGACTCATGATCCGGTAGGTTCAAAGACGGTGATGAGTCAGTTGCCGATTAAAGTATCGAGTGCAACAATCAGGAACGAAATGGCTGTTTTGGAAGATCGAGGGCTGATTGAAAAAACTCATTCCTCTAGTGGACGAGTTCCTTCTACTGAAGGCTATCGCTATTATCTCGATAACCTGGTTGAGCCGCTGCAGATTCCCGAATCTGTTTACACTAAGATTATTAATCAGCTTGACCGTCCATTTCATCAAGTAAACGAAATCGTTCAGGAAGCAGCTAGAATCTTATCCGATTTAACCAACTATACAGCTTTTGCGGAAGGGCCAGAAAGCCGCGATGTGACTGTAACGGGTTTTCGCATTGTGCCACTGGTTGGTCGGCAAGTAATGGCAATTTTGGTTACCAGTGATGGCAGCGTGCAGAATCAAGTTTATCACTTGCCACGCAATATTCATGGTGATGAAATTGAAAAAGCTGTTCGCATGATTAATGATGAACTGGTTGGTAAGAGCTTAGCTGAAATTACACCGGAGATGCTTAGTAAAGCCTTGGGTGAAAATGCCAACAGTAAGCATGCTAGTGAGCTGATTGAGTTAGTTGAAGATGTCATTAACGATGCTGCCAGCGAACAATTATATGTTGATGGTCAGATCAATTTGTTGAATAATTCTTCGACTAATGATGTTTCAGATATCCGTTCATTATATGAACTGGTTGACCACGATGATTTGCTTGCAAATCTTGAAGCCTATAAGCCAACTTCCAATTCAGGACGTTTTCCTGTTAGAGTTAGCTTAGGTTCAGAATTACCAAACGAGTTATTAAAGGATTACAGTCTGTTAACTGCAGAATATAGTGTTGGTTCGCATGGCAAAGGCATTATTGCCTTGCTGGGCCCAACTAATATGCCGTATTCACAAGTAATCGGCTTGCTTGAATATTTTAGAAATGAGCTTGCGAAAAAGTTGCTTGAATACTACGGCCGATTTAAATAA
- the ribF gene encoding riboflavin biosynthesis protein RibF, with amino-acid sequence MQIIHLTYPVKENLIPSKIVLALGFFDGVHRGHQHLIELARTTAREKQLPLVVMTFDRHPKEVYQKSQVVYIDSLDEKAYKMEQLGVDYLLVMHFNTGFSKLSAQEFVDQIIVRLKADTVVAGFDYTYGPKDIANMKNFPKFAKGRFKIIDVPKQTYDGQKIGSTEIRRAISSGDMKLAAQLLGSPYVMSGIVGHGLRNGHKLGYPTANLVWTENKVLPKVGVYATKTNIGGKWYDSMTSVGYNVTINEGKRIFIESNLFGFDQEAYGEKMVIKWYKYTRGEIKFANLAELKKQMAHDEAEIKAYFADK; translated from the coding sequence GTGCAAATTATCCATTTAACTTATCCAGTTAAAGAAAATTTAATTCCAAGTAAAATTGTGTTAGCGTTAGGCTTTTTTGATGGTGTTCATCGCGGGCACCAGCATTTGATTGAATTAGCCCGTACGACTGCACGTGAGAAGCAATTGCCGCTTGTCGTAATGACATTTGATCGTCATCCAAAAGAAGTTTATCAAAAGTCGCAAGTTGTTTATATTGATAGTCTAGATGAAAAGGCTTATAAAATGGAACAATTAGGTGTAGATTACCTACTTGTGATGCATTTTAATACCGGTTTTAGTAAATTATCAGCACAGGAATTTGTCGATCAAATTATTGTTCGGCTCAAAGCGGATACTGTTGTTGCTGGCTTTGATTACACTTATGGTCCCAAAGATATTGCTAATATGAAGAATTTTCCTAAATTTGCTAAGGGTAGATTCAAGATTATTGATGTGCCAAAGCAAACTTATGATGGTCAAAAAATTGGTTCAACGGAAATTAGACGAGCAATTAGTAGCGGTGATATGAAGCTGGCGGCACAGCTTTTAGGTTCGCCGTATGTGATGTCTGGAATTGTTGGCCACGGCTTACGTAATGGTCACAAGCTGGGCTATCCAACTGCTAATTTGGTTTGGACTGAGAACAAGGTTTTACCTAAAGTGGGCGTTTATGCGACTAAAACAAACATTGGCGGCAAATGGTATGATTCTATGACCAGTGTTGGCTACAACGTTACTATTAATGAAGGTAAACGTATTTTTATTGAATCTAACCTGTTTGGCTTCGATCAAGAAGCATACGGGGAAAAGATGGTTATCAAATGGTACAAGTATACGCGAGGCGAAATCAAGTTTGCGAATCTTGCAGAATTAAAAAAACAAATGGCGCATGATGAAGCAGAGATAAAGGCTTACTTTGCTGATAAATAA